The following coding sequences lie in one Silene latifolia isolate original U9 population chromosome 5, ASM4854445v1, whole genome shotgun sequence genomic window:
- the LOC141656817 gene encoding putative protein phosphatase 2C 42 — protein sequence MLLEASMNLLSLCWKPFGVETVGGGVGGGDGGGGGEDGRCATGEFSMAVVQANQVLEDQCQIECGRFGTFVGVYDGHGGPETARFVCDHLFRNFKEAISAETNGVVTAETIKRAFHETEEGFNDIVSELWSTKPQIATVGTCCLVGVISQHTLFVANLGDSRAVLGRKSRASGGIDAVQLSNEHNANFEAVRKELQELHPDDPQIVVLKHGVWRVKGIIQVSRSIGDVYLKNAQYNREPINAKFRLPEPFQTPILSANPSIVSHHLQPNDLFLIFASDGLWEHLTNETAVEIVHNHPHAGSAKRLVKAALHEAARKREMRYSDLQKIDKKVRRHFHDDITVIVLFINHDLIQRGVIQERPVSIRSALEH from the exons ATGCTACTAGAAGCGTCGATGAACCTTTTATCTCTTTGTTGGAAGCCTTTCGGCGTTGAAACCGtcggtggtggtgttggtggtggcgacggtggtggtggtggtgaggatGGACGGTGTGCCACTGGAGAGTTTTCCATGGCGGTTGTTCAAGCTAATCAGGTGCTTGAGGATCAGTGTCAGATCGAGTGTGGAAGATTTGGGACTTTTGTTGGTGTTTATGATGGTCATGGTGGACCTGAGACGGCTCGATTTGTTTGCGATCATTTGTTTCGGAATTTTAAAGAAG CCATATCAGCTGAGACCAATGGTGTAGTCACAGCAGAGACCATAAAAAGGGCTTTCCACGAAACGGAGGAAGGTTTTAATGATATTGTCTCTGAGTTATGGAGTACTAAACCTCAAATAGCCACAGTGGGAACTTGCTGTCTTGTTGGTGTAATTTCTCAGCACACACTTTTCGTGGCGAACCTTGGAGATTCTCGTGCTGTACTTGGCAGGAAAAGTCGAGCTTCTGGCGGTATTGATGCTGTTCAATTATCAAACGAGCATAATGCTAATTTTGAGGCAGTTAGAAAGGAACTTCAAGAGTTGCATCCAGATGATCCACAGATTGTAGTGTTAAAGCATGGAGTTTGGAGAGTAAAAGGAATAATTCAG GTTTCTAGATCTATAGGCGATGTGTATTTGAAAAATGCTCAGTATAATAGGGAACCTATTAATGCGAAATTCAGGCTTCCAGAACCATTTCAAACGCCGATTTTGTCTGCAAATCCATCTATTGTTTCACATCATCTGCAGCCGAATGATTTGTTCCTAATTTTTGCTTCTGATGGTCTATGGGAACACCTGACTAATGAAACAGCAGTTGAAATTGTGCACAATCATCCCCATGCT GGAAGTGCTAAACGGCTTGTCAAAGCTGCACTACATGAAGCTGCTAGGAAAAGAGAAATGCGGTACTCAGATCTTCAAAAAATAGACAAAAAAGTGAGACGGCATTTTCATGATGATATTACCGTGATTGTTTTGTTCATAAACCATGATCTTATCCAAAGAGGCGTGATTCAGGAACGTCCAGTCTCAATTCGAAGTGCCTTAGAACACTGA